A single window of Kitasatospora sp. HUAS MG31 DNA harbors:
- the trxA gene encoding thioredoxin, which yields MAGATIEVTDATFDAEVLKSDKPVLVDFWATWCGPCRQVAPILEEIAAEHGDRLTIAKLDVDANQQTAAEYNVISIPTLNVYQNGELVKTITGARPKAALLRELAEFI from the coding sequence GTGGCCGGCGCCACCATCGAAGTGACCGACGCGACTTTCGACGCCGAGGTTCTCAAGAGCGACAAGCCCGTTCTGGTCGACTTCTGGGCCACCTGGTGCGGCCCGTGCCGTCAGGTCGCCCCCATCCTGGAGGAGATCGCCGCCGAGCACGGTGACAGGCTGACCATCGCCAAGCTCGACGTGGACGCCAACCAGCAGACCGCCGCCGAGTACAACGTGATCTCGATCCCGACGCTGAACGTGTACCAGAACGGCGAGCTGGTGAAGACCATCACCGGTGCCCGCCCGAAGGCCGCGCTGCTCCGCGAGCTGGCCGAGTTCATCTAG
- a CDS encoding GNAT family N-acetyltransferase, producing MGRRIAPLTLDNLADLPSTCRSCVFWELDPVTARAAVEAGKAEQEKESWVSAVLLEWGSCGRIVYVDDLPAGFVTYAPPAYVPRSLSFPTSPISPDAVQLMVSRVLPGYQRQGLGRVLVQAVAKDLIGRGFRAIEAFGAVGRDLPTCVLPADHLLAVGFKTVRPHHRYPRMRLEARTTLSWKEDVEGALERLLGGRRKEPALRPF from the coding sequence GTGGGACGCAGGATCGCCCCGCTGACGCTGGACAACCTCGCGGACCTTCCGTCGACCTGCCGGTCCTGCGTCTTCTGGGAGCTGGATCCGGTCACCGCCCGGGCGGCGGTGGAGGCGGGCAAGGCGGAGCAGGAGAAGGAGAGCTGGGTCTCGGCGGTGCTGCTGGAGTGGGGGTCCTGCGGGCGGATCGTCTATGTGGACGACCTCCCCGCGGGGTTCGTGACCTACGCGCCGCCGGCCTATGTGCCGCGCTCGCTGTCCTTCCCGACCAGTCCGATCTCGCCGGACGCGGTGCAGCTGATGGTCAGTCGCGTGCTGCCCGGCTACCAGCGGCAGGGGCTCGGCCGGGTGCTGGTGCAGGCGGTGGCCAAGGACCTGATCGGCCGGGGGTTCCGGGCGATCGAGGCCTTCGGCGCGGTCGGCCGTGATCTGCCCACCTGTGTGCTGCCGGCCGACCACCTGCTGGCGGTGGGCTTCAAGACGGTCCGGCCGCACCACCGCTACCCGCGGATGCGGCTGGAGGCCCGGACCACGCTCTCCTGGAAGGAGGACGTGGAGGGGGCGCTGGAGCGTCTGCTCGGCGGCCGGCGGAAGGAGCCGGCCCTGCGGCCGTTCTGA